In Streptomyces violaceusniger Tu 4113, one DNA window encodes the following:
- a CDS encoding TetR family transcriptional regulator, with protein sequence MTTMQGTPKRPRRAPTPEERKQCPERSRRLLMEAARDVFSEKGFAGARVQDIADRAGLNKQLIAYYFGGKEGLYQELTREWLAREATFNDPAVPFEELVVRYLREAFDDPRAIRLTVWRGLTGEAADEHPEDLSDMRRRQAAGELADDLDPAAVLLMCYAVVSAPATMPHAVRQIFGIEPDSPEFQERWEEQLRRIVRHLAA encoded by the coding sequence ATGACGACCATGCAGGGGACGCCCAAGAGGCCCCGCCGCGCCCCCACGCCCGAGGAGCGCAAGCAGTGCCCGGAGCGCTCCCGGCGGCTGCTGATGGAGGCGGCCAGGGACGTGTTCTCCGAGAAGGGGTTCGCGGGCGCCCGCGTCCAGGACATCGCGGACCGGGCGGGCCTCAACAAGCAGCTCATCGCCTACTACTTCGGCGGCAAGGAGGGCCTCTACCAGGAGCTCACCCGCGAGTGGCTGGCGCGCGAGGCGACCTTCAACGACCCCGCGGTCCCCTTCGAGGAGCTGGTCGTCCGCTACCTCCGGGAGGCGTTCGACGACCCCCGCGCCATCCGGCTGACCGTCTGGCGCGGGCTGACCGGCGAGGCCGCGGACGAGCATCCCGAGGACCTCTCCGATATGCGGCGCCGGCAGGCGGCGGGCGAGCTGGCGGACGACCTCGACCCGGCCGCCGTGCTGCTGATGTGCTACGCCGTGGTCTCCGCACCCGCCACGATGCCGCACGCCGTCCGCCAGATCTTCGGCATCGAGCCGGACTCACCGGAATTCCAGGAGCGGTGGGAGGAGCAGTTGCGCCGCATCGTCCGCCACCTGGCGGCGTGA
- a CDS encoding ATP-dependent DNA ligase: MTSSPEPPLQPPVDVALARVVPTLPTAPPGRRLAYEPKFDGHRLLIFRLVDAVRMQARSGRIITRAFPDLEAAARPLPPGTVLDGEVVVWAGNRTDFAAVQKRAFAASESRAGRLARELPASYAAFDLLAIGEEDLRPLPYAERRARLMALLEPLGPPLQAVPMTTDPQLAATWYEALPEIGVEGLVIKDLDQPYRPGRHWRKLRHSETRDAVVVGVVGPRLRPRALALVLPGDDAPVISAPLATAVRAQLSTALRDLPDPQPPPAELPTALDRVGAEIAYRPIAPDLTVEVRQESTVRHAATTVMRLRIPD, encoded by the coding sequence ATGACGTCGTCCCCTGAGCCGCCTCTTCAGCCGCCCGTGGACGTGGCGCTGGCCCGCGTCGTCCCCACCCTGCCGACCGCCCCGCCCGGACGGCGGCTGGCGTACGAGCCCAAGTTCGACGGCCATCGGCTGCTGATCTTCCGGCTGGTGGACGCCGTAAGGATGCAGGCCCGCTCCGGCCGCATCATCACCCGCGCCTTCCCCGACCTGGAGGCCGCCGCGCGGCCGCTGCCGCCCGGCACGGTCCTCGACGGCGAGGTGGTGGTGTGGGCGGGCAACCGTACGGACTTCGCCGCCGTCCAGAAGCGCGCCTTCGCCGCGTCCGAGTCCCGGGCGGGCCGGCTCGCCCGGGAACTGCCCGCCTCCTACGCCGCCTTCGACCTGCTCGCGATCGGCGAGGAGGATCTGCGGCCGCTGCCGTACGCGGAGCGCCGGGCCAGGCTGATGGCGCTCCTCGAACCGCTCGGCCCACCGCTGCAGGCCGTGCCGATGACGACCGATCCGCAGCTCGCCGCGACCTGGTACGAGGCGCTTCCGGAGATCGGGGTCGAGGGCCTGGTCATCAAGGACCTCGACCAGCCCTACCGGCCGGGCCGCCACTGGCGGAAGCTGCGCCATTCGGAGACCCGTGACGCCGTCGTCGTGGGCGTCGTCGGCCCCCGCCTCCGCCCGCGCGCCCTCGCGCTGGTGCTCCCCGGCGACGACGCGCCCGTGATCTCCGCCCCGCTCGCCACGGCCGTCCGGGCCCAGCTCAGCACGGCACTGCGCGATCTGCCCGACCCCCAGCCCCCGCCCGCCGAACTCCCCACCGCACTGGACCGGGTCGGCGCCGAGATCGCCTACCGCCCGATCGCCCCGGACCTGACGGTCGAGGTCCGCCAGGAAAGCACGGTCCGCCACGCGGCGACGACGGTCATGCGCCTTCGCATCCCGGACTGA
- the ligD gene encoding non-homologous end-joining DNA ligase, translated as MSPIAEVEGRRIALRNLDKVIHPATGTTKGELLHYLASTADPLLGHLRGRPLAFLRYPDGPDGQKFFTKNPPPGTPSWVTTVEVTRHKGETARQVLIEDLPSLMWAANLVVEFHAPMWRIDQGVGIADRLVFDLDPGPPATIVDCRVVAVWLRERLAADGLTAYAKTSGSKGLHLLVPVEPTPSHQVTAYARRLALEAANAMPDLVIRKMTRALRPGKVYVDFSQNAAAKTTAAPYTPRALPEPAVSTPVTWEEVEECQAPGALSFLIDDIPARLERHGDLLAPLLDPAQARPLPTGEGGAGESDGEAGESDGEQDADDEGAVDR; from the coding sequence ATGTCCCCGATCGCGGAGGTGGAGGGGCGGCGGATCGCGCTCAGGAACCTCGACAAGGTCATCCATCCGGCCACCGGCACCACAAAGGGCGAGCTGCTGCACTACCTGGCGTCGACCGCGGACCCGCTCCTCGGTCATCTGCGCGGGCGGCCGCTGGCGTTCCTCCGCTACCCGGACGGCCCCGACGGCCAGAAGTTCTTCACCAAGAACCCGCCTCCTGGCACGCCTTCCTGGGTGACGACGGTCGAGGTCACCCGCCATAAGGGGGAGACCGCGCGGCAGGTGCTGATCGAGGACCTGCCCTCGCTGATGTGGGCGGCCAACCTCGTGGTGGAGTTCCACGCCCCGATGTGGCGGATCGACCAGGGCGTGGGCATCGCCGACCGGCTCGTCTTCGACCTCGACCCCGGGCCGCCCGCCACGATCGTGGACTGCCGCGTCGTGGCCGTATGGCTGCGCGAGCGGCTGGCCGCCGATGGCCTTACGGCGTATGCGAAGACCAGTGGCTCCAAGGGGCTGCATCTGCTGGTGCCGGTGGAGCCGACGCCCTCCCACCAGGTCACCGCCTACGCCAGACGGCTGGCCCTGGAGGCCGCGAACGCCATGCCGGATCTGGTCATCCGCAAGATGACCCGCGCGCTGCGCCCGGGGAAGGTGTACGTGGACTTCAGCCAGAACGCGGCCGCGAAGACCACCGCCGCCCCCTACACCCCCCGCGCCCTCCCCGAACCGGCCGTCTCCACGCCCGTCACCTGGGAGGAAGTCGAGGAGTGCCAGGCCCCGGGGGCGCTGTCCTTCCTGATCGACGACATCCCCGCGCGGCTCGAACGCCACGGGGATCTGCTCGCCCCGCTGCTGGACCCGGCGCAGGCGCGCCCGCTGCCGACGGGGGAGGGCGGTGCCGGTGAAAGCGACGGAGAAGCCGGTGAAAGCGACGGCGAACAGGACGCCGACGACGAAGGCGCGGTCGACCGATGA
- a CDS encoding NAD(P)H-binding protein produces the protein MFVVTGATGNVGGHVVKELADAGAEVLALTRDPEAARLPEGVRAARTEEMPLDGATALFLNPAVVWQVGTEKLLERAKESGVRRIVMLSSSSVLQDLDPHTNPIGVRHRALEDEIERTGLEWTFVRPGAFAANALQWVDQIKAGDVVYGPYAGAQMAPIHEADMGAVAARALLADDLVGQTPELTGPESLSFADQVRIIGEVVGRPLRYEEIPHEAARERMAGGFLTPEMADSLLRVFAELVDRPQAVSPEVERITGRPGRTFAQWVEDRVAAFR, from the coding sequence ATGTTCGTGGTGACCGGAGCCACCGGAAACGTCGGCGGTCATGTGGTGAAGGAGCTGGCCGACGCGGGCGCCGAGGTGCTCGCGCTCACCCGCGACCCCGAGGCGGCCCGGCTGCCGGAGGGCGTACGGGCGGCCCGGACCGAGGAGATGCCCCTGGACGGCGCCACGGCACTGTTCCTCAACCCCGCGGTGGTGTGGCAGGTCGGGACCGAGAAGCTCCTGGAGCGGGCCAAGGAGAGCGGTGTACGACGGATCGTGATGCTCTCCTCGTCCTCCGTCCTGCAGGACCTCGATCCGCACACGAACCCGATCGGCGTCCGCCACCGCGCGCTGGAGGACGAGATCGAGCGCACGGGGCTGGAGTGGACGTTCGTCCGCCCGGGCGCCTTCGCCGCGAACGCGCTGCAGTGGGTGGACCAGATCAAGGCCGGGGATGTGGTGTACGGGCCGTACGCCGGGGCGCAGATGGCCCCCATCCACGAGGCCGACATGGGCGCGGTCGCCGCCCGTGCGCTGCTCGCCGACGACCTGGTCGGCCAGACGCCCGAGCTGACCGGACCCGAGTCGCTGAGCTTCGCCGATCAGGTGCGCATCATCGGTGAGGTCGTCGGTCGGCCGCTGCGGTACGAGGAGATCCCGCACGAGGCGGCGCGGGAGCGGATGGCCGGCGGGTTCCTCACGCCGGAGATGGCGGACTCGCTGCTGCGCGTCTTCGCGGAGTTGGTGGACCGGCCGCAGGCGGTCTCGCCCGAGGTGGAGCGCATCACGGGCCGTCCTGGGCGTACGTTCGCGCAGTGGGTTGAGGACCGGGTGGCCGCGTTCCGCTGA
- a CDS encoding Ku protein — protein sequence MRSIWNGNISFGLVSIPIKMYPATEDHSISFRQIHTRDGGRIRYRKVCELEGKPVESSEIGRAYEDADGALVPITEEDLEALPLPTTHTLEIEAFISAAEIDPLQMGDAYYLGTSGAAAAKPYTLLREALKRSEKVAIAKYAHRGRERLGMLRVVGDTIALHRLLWPDEVREPAGVAPKEKVTVKPAELDLADTLMETLGEVDLNDLRDEYHEALEELVAAKVSGATLTAEPGERPAGAQVVDLMAALKESVRSAKEARGEEAGEGAKGEAEEEEEGEGAEATVHELRGRKKAPAKKAPAAAKRTATAKRTATAKRGGTKTPKTAESAEEPAGKAAGKKQTGTKKAAAKKTTAKKQTGKRGTRTAS from the coding sequence ATGCGATCTATCTGGAATGGGAACATTTCCTTCGGTCTGGTGAGCATTCCGATCAAGATGTATCCGGCCACCGAGGACCACTCGATCTCGTTCCGGCAGATCCACACCCGCGACGGCGGCCGCATCCGCTACCGCAAGGTCTGCGAGCTCGAGGGGAAGCCGGTCGAGTCGAGCGAGATCGGGCGGGCATACGAGGACGCGGACGGCGCGCTGGTCCCGATCACCGAGGAGGACCTCGAGGCCCTTCCGCTGCCCACCACCCACACCCTGGAGATCGAGGCGTTCATCTCCGCCGCCGAGATCGACCCGCTGCAGATGGGTGACGCCTACTACCTGGGCACCAGCGGCGCCGCCGCGGCCAAGCCGTACACCCTGCTGCGCGAGGCGCTCAAGCGCAGCGAGAAGGTCGCCATCGCCAAATACGCCCACCGTGGCCGCGAGCGGCTGGGGATGCTCCGCGTCGTGGGCGACACCATCGCGCTGCACCGGCTGCTCTGGCCGGACGAGGTGCGCGAGCCCGCGGGGGTGGCCCCCAAGGAGAAGGTGACCGTGAAGCCGGCCGAACTGGACCTCGCCGACACCCTGATGGAGACGCTCGGCGAGGTGGATCTGAACGATCTGCGCGACGAGTACCACGAGGCGCTGGAGGAGCTGGTGGCGGCGAAGGTGTCAGGCGCCACGCTCACCGCCGAGCCCGGTGAGCGGCCCGCCGGCGCGCAGGTGGTCGACCTGATGGCGGCGCTGAAGGAGAGCGTCCGCAGCGCCAAGGAGGCGCGGGGCGAGGAGGCCGGGGAGGGCGCGAAGGGCGAAGCCGAGGAAGAGGAGGAAGGGGAGGGAGCGGAGGCGACGGTCCATGAGCTGCGCGGCCGCAAGAAGGCACCGGCGAAGAAGGCGCCCGCGGCGGCGAAGAGGACGGCGACGGCGAAGAGGACGGCGACGGCGAAGAGGGGTGGGACGAAGACGCCAAAGACCGCCGAGTCGGCGGAGGAGCCTGCGGGGAAGGCCGCCGGGAAGAAGCAGACGGGTACGAAGAAGGCCGCGGCCAAGAAGACCACCGCGAAGAAGCAGACGGGCAAGCGCGGCACGCGGACCGCCTCCTGA